Genomic segment of Panicum virgatum strain AP13 chromosome 2K, P.virgatum_v5, whole genome shotgun sequence:
TATAGTAATGCTAACTGAAATGAAATGGCAGCTTTTCAACAATACAAATACCTCCAAGCTTTTTTCTGAAACAACTACCATTTTAACTTTCTTACCAGAACTGAACCATAACCCTAGTGCCAGTTCCAAAGATGTTTGAACAAAGGTTGAAACTACTGTTTTGGCAACCTTGTTCATGCCGAAACAGAAACTGAAGTATAAAGTCATTTTTTATGGAAAGCAAGGCGCATATACTATATAACGTCATTCCCAACAGAGATGAGACCCTGCTAATTGTGAACTGAATAATAACTCCAATAAGCCATGCCGTAAACCTCAGACATAAGTTCATCACTCATGATCAAGAAAAACTTTAAAATAAGCACAATTGACCATAATAACTTACAATTTGGTCAACACTTGTTCAGTTCAGACAGGAGCTATACCATACTGATGAAAATCTGCAGAACAGAGAAACAGAGTGAATATATTCACCTGCATGTGGTTACATTAAGAAGGATAACAAAGATACATGATATATGGACCCAGACGAGTGACACTATATCTTATTGAAATGTACAAACAATAATTGAGCCAGATATCTGGCTTTTCTATGTTTGCCAGATAATTTCCTGGCTCTGCTTAAATTTAGATCAAAATTGCCATGTCCCCTCATCTGCCCACAAAACGTATGGCAGAAGAACAAATTCCTAGGCACATCTAGCCAGTTTCATGGACTCCGTGAGAAAAAATTTAGGAGTACCAAAGTTCACGGGATATTTCACTTCCATAGACTAGCTGTTCGTGAGCATATATATCATTAACTTGAGATTACAACGTTCTAGAAATTGTTAAATCATGAAGTGAGCAAATCAATACCTGGAGTGTAGAAACTTGTATAGGGAACAACGCCGTGAGTCCGACCGTCACCGCAATCCTCCTTCCTGACCCAGCCAGAGTTTAGATCAATGCTGAAGATGGACTCTCTGTATGCCGTGGGCACAAAAAAGACCCCAAAGCCATGTGCAAAGCCAACATAATCATTTGAGATATGGAAGTCATCAGCAGGAAGCAGtgtctcgagctcaacgactcTGACTTGTGACCATCCAACATGTCCCTCGGGACCCGTCTCCATTGACCAGAGGAAGAGTCTGGTGCCCACAATCCTTGCGAATCCCAACTGACCATCCTCCATTGTCGTGAGCACCGCGAAGTCCACAAAGTGTTCGAGAGGTAGAGGGATCACAGACATGTTCATCGTGGCCAGATCGCACTCGAGAATGCTCTGGGTCGCATCAATCAGGAAATAGAGCGCGTTCCCAACAAGGGCAGTGGGCAATGTTTCCACACCGTGCAATGTGGCCTCAGGACCATACATCGGCGGGCTCCAGGCGGCAGCCTCCGACAAGTAGAGGTGCACACGCATCACCCCAGTGTTGGAGTCCAGGAAGACGACGACGAAGTGCCCCAGGTGGCAGTCGATGTGGTCGCAGGGGCCGTGGTCGGCGCAGAGCACCGTCGCGTTCCAGCTGAAAGGGTCGCCCATGTACTGCGGCAGCGGGGCCAGCTCCAACAGCACGTCCGTGACCGGGTCCCAGACCTCGAGGTCGGAGCCCCACGGCGTGGTGGTGAGGAGGACGCGGCCGTGGCGGGCGTCGAGCGCGCACCGGTCGCGGTGGTCGGGGAAGCGCGGGCAGAAGGGGGTGGTGGGGACGAAGCGGGCGACGAAGTCGAAGTCGTTCTCTTCGTCGATGTCTGCGTCCCTGAGGTtggcgaggaggccgaggacgggGGGCACGGGGTGGCGCTGGACGAACCGGCGGCGGAATCCGGGGTTGGAGATGAtgcggcaccaccgcctgcacacgacggcggcgcgggcgaggctCGAGGGATCGCCcggcggcaggcggaggaggatCTCCTCGACGAGCTCTTCCAACAGCGCCTCCATGCTGCTTGCTTGGCGGTGCCGGAagcccggcgagcggcggaggcgagggTTCGATCGATTTGGGGAGGCGAAATGCGATTTGCGGACGGAGGAAGACGGCGGGGTGTCGATCAGCCGCCTCACGGGCGgctctgccaggtgggcccaCAAAACCAGCGGCTGCGGGGACTTAGCTGGGCTCCAGTCCACGAGCCACAACAAATTGTCTTTGCGCATCGTGGGCACAACATTTTGGCACGAATATGCATTAGCTCTGCCATCCTCATCAGTTAGATGGATCTGAATATTCAGCCTGAAGAATGTACCTCGTTCCAGCAACCTCACAAGTGCAAGTAGAGTGGTAGCCAAAATTTGTCATCTCATCACATCGATGCTCTTGTTGCAGTAGGAACACAAACAACATAATTCATCTAGGAAGAAAGCAACTGTGTCATCACATCAACACATAGTGATAATATGATTTGTGGACAGTTACAGTGAAATCCAAAGTGTGCAGACACACCTGTACTGGTGATGGTGAGTCCATGCTCAGATTCAAAAGTCCAAACTGCTCAGGAAAGTATACGCTACAAGCATAGAACAAGCATACTTCTATACACTTTCCCTTCactatgatatatatatatatataatataaattTGCATCCAAAAgtacaagaaaaagaaaatttccACACTGCAGTGTTGGTTCGGTAAATAAGTTTCAGCATAATTTCAGGCACTACAACTTGAACCTAATTACCTAACTATTGGAGTTAAACTATGTCTCTGCTGAAATTAGGAGAATGTCATGACCCAAGCCATCAGTGGCTATCCGGTGGGCCGATGTGTGGGCTCACCAGGTGAATGGGCCGGCTTCTGGACTGGAAGGAGGCAGAGGCAACAATACATAAAGAGACGCCATGGACTTCAGCGATCATCGAACAGACAACGACTTAGTCGTCTTCCTCCTCAAGACTGTTCCCTCTTGTTATCCCTTGCTGTTCTTGATTCCTACCCTAGTTCTTGCTAATCTCTACCTAATCTCTCCGATTCCCCTTCAAAATTGTACCCAGATTACCCAAGTATTCTTGCTGTTGTGATTTGGAGGTCTATGACCATAATACTGTATATACTATACACCCAGGAGGAGGGGCGCTGAGAGTTACCAGCTGCCCACAGAGCGCCGCGTGTCCCTGCTGGGTGAGAGGCATCTGACGCGGGCCGTGCGTTCGCTGTGCCCACCCGCCGCGGCTGCAACGCCTTGGACCCGATGGTCCCCAGCGGAAAAAAAATGGGAGGGCGCCTGCGCCGGCGTGCTGCACCGCCTTGCCGCTCCCCCCTTGGGTCCCAGCGGGCTCGCCTTGACCCCGCTGCTTCCACGGGTCGCCACAACCCAGTTCGGCTTCTTGCTGCTCTTGTGGAGGCGGCGTAGGGTTTGGGGAGCGAGGGTAGCTTCGTTGGAGGAGAGGACGCCACTGCAGGAGCCGCCTCCGCCTTCCGCAagcctcgcctccgccgcgcacTGCCGttcctgtgcgccgccgccctcctcgccaTGGCCCGCCTCGCCTCGTGCCGCCCCTCCGCCTCTCCGCGGCTCGGCTCGCCGCACGCCACTGCCGCGCGCCACTCCctgccgccatggccacgcgGACCCGCGCCCACCCACCCACCATGGCCGTCgcgcctgctctgctctgcttccaAGCCGCCGGCTCCCGCTGGTCAAATTTGTCCATTAATCCtccatggatttcaaatccCCCGCAATGGAAGCTCTCCTCCCATCCTAGCTTACTCCACCACCGCTCAGACCCAAGCCCCGATccccacctcgccgggaatCAGAGTTTTTCTAGCCGCCGGCCATCGGTGAGGCCCAAGATCCACCTCCACGTCGCCGGCTAACCTCAGCTTCCCTCCGCTCGAGGTAGGTACAAAATCCGAAGCCCCATAGTTCCCTGATGTTCATGCTCGCTTTGCATCCGCACGTTCGCCAGTGTactcgccggaacgccgccatgCCGCCGCTCCAACCCGCCTGTGCCGCCGCGGGAGCGCTGTGCGCCGCCCTGCGCAGAGCCGTTGGGTGCGCTGCCCTCCTCCAGGGCCGTTGGCCGTGGGCCCGCCCAGTCGAACCACCAGCCGGCCGAGCACTGGAGAAAATGGCGGTGCCGCCATAGTGCCGGCAATGGCCAACGACTTGAGCACCGCATGCAGATGGGCCACTTCCAGATGGGCGCGGCGTAGCGCGCTGCTGACCTAGTAGTGTTATATTCATCCGGGCGGCTAAGGAGTTGTTCACTGTTGATCTAAGGTCCAGACAGGTTGAGATGGTAGGCAATGACAGATTCGCCATCGGCATTGTTCCCTACACAAACTTCTACACTCCAGGTACTGACCTCACGCTATCCTTTCCATCCTTGACCCTGTTATTTGTTACTTGGCTAGGAATTTATTCATCTATTGCACCTATCAGTGGCAAAATGTTGCAGTTGTAATAACTTATCTGAATTCAAGCTGTGTTCAATTAGGACAAAATGCTTATTAGCCAGCTGATTGAAATCTGTACATTTCCGAGTATTGGGAGCAAGTGAGGAGGCAAGAGTAGGTGCCTCAAGTGCTTGTCAAATTTAAGGTGTTCCTATGTGAGCTTATTGGTCAAGGGGAACTTGGTAGGAGTCGATGAGATATATCATGTGGGACAATTCCATAACATCAGTGAGATTGGTGCCAGTCTTATTTTGTTGGCCTTCGTTGTTTCTTCATTTTGAAGGGGTTGTTTTCTTATATTTGTTAGCTTGATCATTGGTCTATGTTCTATCAGTTTTGTCTCTAAGCCATACTGTTCAGAGCTTGTTCTTGAATAATATTTCAGGTAATACCTactcctccattccaaattataggttgtttgacttttttaacctcaagtttgaccacttgtcttattcaaaaatttatgcgaaatatcattttttttttgctatggcttgctttatcaatataagttcttcaagaatgactAAATTTGACtatttttgcataaattttttgaataagatgagtggtcaaacttgtagttaaaaaatcaaacgatctataatttggaactgAGGGAGTAAACAATATGTCTTGCTTGCACCTTGACAAAGTTGCAGTTTTGCTGGTGGTTCTCAGTAAGCTGTACACCGCCATAATTGATCCATTGAGAGTGGTCTAGGAAGTGAAGAGCACTGTCAACAGACAACCTAGAAATCTTATCCGTCATGCCATTCATTTGATGTGGCAAGACTTCAAGTGTTGTCGAATGTGACCACAACAAACTGTTGAAGTAACAGAATTTGAACCTCTCTTTGGCCCAGATTTGGTATGATGACTCATGAGGCCCTGGTGTACATTGTACAAATGTCTGGGTTGTTATATCTGACTGTTTTATACGCCTGAACTGTTGTTTCATGATGAACTGGAGCTGTTGTAAGTTGCTTCGATGACACAGGAACCAGGTCCCTCTCTACCATTTTGTTGACTGAACTACTGAACAGATGTTTCCCTGAACGACGTCAGTAGCTGAACAGGTTTATGAATCAGATATTCAGATGTTGTTGGTTCATGTGGTTTCACTAATGCTCAGGTAGACCTATACTGCAGCGTGTTCTCTCTTTGAGTTGAAACATTGACATTTTATTGCTAGTGATAAAATTAGCTAACCAAAAGAGTGTTATTTTCCAAATTCTGTTTGCAAAATAGGAGAGCACGTGCGATATTGCTTTCTTGCTTTTATGTGCAAAGGGACATAGTGAACACATTTACtctgttcggcagctccagcagcctccaaccctacagtgtttttctctcacaccgctccagcaccagcttcgAACCACCAGCCagtcaacagtatttttctttcacaccactctagccaccagctccagctccagctccagcccagcgaacagagtgattgGGGTAGCACACCAATGACCATCTCCTGTTGTCTCTTTGGTTGATTTGAAGATTTCAGAGTTTTAGAGAGATAAGAGCTCAGGTTGCCTTGTGACACCATGAATAGCAACCAAATTTGCCAGCAGCATCCTTGTTCATTGTTCAATTTCATCGGTGGTTAGAATCCAGAGCTTGTCAAGAATGTATCAGGCTAGATCGAACTTTGCTGAGTTGTTAAAACTGTTTTATCCAAAGTTGGGTTTAATTCTGCATCCTGGATTGGTTAAAACTTAAAAGGTTTCATCTATATAGTCTGACGGATCTCAAGGCGCCTTGTACTCTTTGGTGAGTACGTTCAGTACTTCAGTATATTCATGAACGTGTGTGTAGCGTCATGAGCCGCTCGGGCTACTCACAGTCAAATCATCGCACAATGTctaataactattttttgttccggaacaaaaaatttttgttcccaaacaaattttttgtatggctaaaataattaaaaaaatattctggaataaaataaatttattttagaaCAAATTTGACTATGAACTAGTTTAAGTCCAAAAACATAAAATCTGGAGTGGGTGTGACCCCAGCAGCCCCCTGTTCTTGGCCTTTTTGTTGACCATGTGGCAGTCAATGCCTTGGGGAGGTCTTACCCCAGGGATCCaaaatttttttattcatgacaTGACATGAACAGATTGTAATATTGAAAGGTATATTTTTTCTACGGATTAACTGGAATCTACCGCTACCAGGTGTTTGTTTACTCAGCGGGAATGCTATACAGAAGAAAGCACGTGGAGCTCCAACAACGACTCATGGCGACCACGCTCTCTCTGCACCACTGGCCCCACCTGGCAGATCCGCACCTCAGTCGGCACTCGGCCCAACCCGGCTGGTTGAACCGCCCCCAGGAGTGTGGCTCCCTCTGATCCCCCGACCAAACCCTAGCTCACCGCCGGCCGGGTCCGACTCCAACCAATCAGcatgggggcgccgccgccggcaggggcGCTGATGGAAGAGCTCGTCGAGGAGAtccgcctcccgccggccaAACCGGAGAGCCTCGCCCGCGCTGCCCTCGTCTGCAAGTCCTGGTGCCGCCTCATCTCCTCCCCCCGcttccgccgccggctccgTGAGTTCCACCGCACGCCCCCCATGCTCGGCCTCATCTGCAATCGCTTCGAGTATCGCTACTTGACCCGCTTCGTCCCCACCTGGTCCTTCCGCCCGCGCCACGCCGACCGCCGCCAGTGGCGCGCGCTCGACGCCCGCCacggccgcgtcctcctccaCGGCATGAACTGGGGACGTCGTCAGCTCGTCGTCTGGGACCCCGTAACGGACGACTGGAGCCAACTGCCCATGGGGCCACGGCTTCACTACGATTGGAACGCGGCTGTGCTCTGCGCGGCCTGTGCCACCGGCGCCTGCGATCAACTAGACTGCTTCCTAAGACCCTTCCTCGTTGTCTTTTTTGGCACCGGCGTCAACCACATGACATTGTGGGTGTACTCATCGGAGGTTGGCGCCTGGAGTGAGCCGACCTCGGTCGTTCAGTTTCCTAGGT
This window contains:
- the LOC120695043 gene encoding uncharacterized protein LOC120695043, with translation MRKDNLLWLVDWSPAKSPQPLVLWAHLAEPPVRRLIDTPPSSSVRKSHFASPNRSNPRLRRSPGFRHRQASSMEALLEELVEEILLRLPPGDPSSLARAAVVCRRWCRIISNPGFRRRFVQRHPVPPVLGLLANLRDADIDEENDFDFVARFVPTTPFCPRFPDHRDRCALDARHGRVLLTTTPWGSDLEVWDPVTDVLLELAPLPQYMGDPFSWNATVLCADHGPCDHIDCHLGHFVVVFLDSNTGVMRVHLYLSEAAAWSPPMYGPEATLHGVETLPTALVGNALYFLIDATQSILECDLATMNMSVIPLPLEHFVDFAVLTTMEDGQLGFARIVGTRLFLWSMETGPEGHVGWSQVRVVELETLLPADDFHISNDYVGFAHGFGVFFVPTAYRESIFSIDLNSGWVRKEDCGDGRTHGVVPYTSFYTPDFHQYGIAPV
- the LOC120665262 gene encoding uncharacterized protein LOC120665262, coding for MGAPPPAGALMEELVEEIRLPPAKPESLARAALVCKSWCRLISSPRFRRRLREFHRTPPMLGLICNRFEYRYLTRFVPTWSFRPRHADRRQWRALDARHGRVLLHGMNWGRRQLVVWDPVTDDWSQLPMGPRLHYDWNAAVLCAACATGACDQLDCFLRPFLVVFFGTGVNHMTLWVYSSEVGAWSEPTSVVQFPRTRSCTTIMTMEDAGLGVARMEGRRLSLWSMEANLNGSMGWAQIRAIDLVKLLSDVDAHSNFSDFVGFAHGVGIFFVGTDDGLFSFDLKSGLVRKVCEGGCHYSGVIPYMSFYTPALGAVSTGD